In a single window of the Candidatus Zixiibacteriota bacterium genome:
- a CDS encoding ABC transporter substrate-binding protein has protein sequence MTPNRSILRLLMIAVILVRPASATAGSAADRLRQSIDKILAVLADPSLKGEAQNQRRREKLRQIVYERFDFTEMAKRSLGPQWQKRTPDEQKEFVRLFSDLLESAYLDRIESYSGEKVRFVSERQESGFAEVKTRIVNPKGEELSLDYRLHEVGGDWKVSDVVIENISLVNNYRSQFSRVLARSSYEGLIQAMRQKKLSAPGTST, from the coding sequence ATGACACCGAACAGATCGATTCTCCGGCTTTTAATGATCGCCGTAATCCTCGTGCGGCCGGCTTCCGCAACGGCTGGCAGCGCCGCGGATCGGCTCAGGCAATCGATCGACAAGATTCTCGCCGTCCTCGCGGACCCGTCGCTCAAAGGGGAAGCGCAAAACCAGCGCCGGCGGGAAAAGCTGCGGCAGATCGTTTACGAGCGGTTCGACTTCACCGAGATGGCCAAGCGCTCGCTCGGACCTCAGTGGCAGAAGCGAACCCCCGACGAGCAGAAAGAATTCGTCAGGCTCTTCAGCGACCTCCTCGAGAGCGCTTACCTGGACCGGATCGAATCCTACAGCGGCGAGAAGGTCCGGTTCGTCTCCGAGCGGCAGGAGAGCGGATTCGCCGAGGTGAAGACCAGGATCGTCAATCCCAAGGGCGAGGAGCTATCCCTCGACTACCGGTTGCATGAAGTAGGCGGTGACTGGAAGGTCTCCGACGTCGTGATCGAAAACATCAGCCTCGTGAACAACTACCGCTCGCAGTTCAGCCGCGTGCTGGCCAGATCGTCCTACGAGGGCTTGATCCAGGCGATGCGGCAGAAGAAACTGAGCGCGCCGGGAACGAGCACCTGA